The following is a genomic window from Nicotiana tabacum cultivar K326 chromosome 3, ASM71507v2, whole genome shotgun sequence.
tagaaatAGCACCCAtgtaaatctagaataatcatcaataaGTACCAATACATATTTCTTTCCTTCTCTActcatggttctcattggaccacagagatccatatggaacAGTTTCAACgacttggttgtgcttaccattttcttgcttttgaaagatgATCTTACCTGTTTCCTCAttgcacaggcctcacaaactttgtcttctttgaacttgatgttgggtaaccctatcaccaagtccttagaaACCAGTTTGTTTAGTTGATTCAGGctggcatgaccaagtcttttgtaccataggaggggatcattatTCAACACACTTAGGCAGGTTAGTTCATTTTCTGagagagtagacaaatctacactgtaaatattgttaactcttttttcctacaaaacaatcttgtcagtggtaaggttaatcacaaagtaTTTATTAGAGGTGAATGCTAGCAGGTTATCTCTGTCACATAGTTGTGACACACTGATCGAgctgtatttcaagccatctatcaagtagatattctcaatggagtgagagtctctcttacctacctttccaacctcaatgatctcacatttcttcccatttccaaaggagacattgccTCCCCTTAaatcctcaagtgaaaggaactggttcttgcttctagtcatatgttttgagcaaccactatccatgtaccatatttggctgtttcccttcacttggacctgcaaaaagaaatcagaggttagtcttaggaacccaaactagtttgggtccctttttaCGGGCAAAGGGATACATCAGATTCCTTCTAGCCCACCCAGGCAGCCTATTTGTTTCTTGaacaaaagttttgttcttttgactggccttttcttttgcattacattcatttttgtaatggccagtcttgccacaatgtgtgcaaattttgttcttAGGAAGAGTGAGatacttgcttttaggatcccactAGGTGTTTGAAACCCATaaccaagtcctcttttgttgctactgtgatgttcttgtagccaggagagtgcatcagaagccttgttccatttgcaagttctgtctagttcatgttttaccttccctagatcttcttttaataCTCTTATATGCTCATCTTTCCTATAcagctcatccttcatttttcttaagttttcttctagggtgagatgtgtgtgatcaactttcttctttcctgttcctagtttcagttttaagttttcagacctaagttctaggacactagtgtcaagttcaagaacctggttcttcaactcagtattttcactttcactctcattagccctagactctaaatttttgcacttggcttttaggatcatacattccctagacagctcttccttctcattgttaataatctcagactcatcaatgaagtctagcagtagttcagacaacctttctttagacaggaatttaatcttgtcttaaAGACGAAgaatacttacctcttgttcatcatctgattctccgatggccataagtgtttgttcatctccagcttcatcttctaagtcttcatctgatgtttctccccaggtatcaaccatagcctttgttgatcctttgttcctctTTGGTTGAACTtattccttcttcctgttccttcgttcagccatttccttcttccactcaagTTCCCATTGAGGgcaattcttgatcatgtgattagtcttaccacacttgtagcaacccttattggtctgtttctcaagagcccttggtttgttgaaggttgtacctcttgaagaactcTTTCCTCTCAgcaggtactttttgaaatctcttgtgatcatatccatttcatcatcctccagatctgaaccttcagcaattctgagagccagacttctttccttctttggtgcatctattttcatggtttgccttctcagttcataggcagtaagGTTTCCAATTAGTTCATCCAGCTTGAGGGTAGCAATGTTCTTTAATTCCTGATTAGCAGTGATTTTTCTTTCCCAAGaaactggcagaacccttgtcaaaatcttctcaactttgtcttcttcaagataATCCTTCctagagacttaagttcatttgtcagtgtggtgaaccttgtatacatctcttggatggtttctccttccttcatggtgaaattctcatactgagaatacagcagtgttcctctggacctcttcacctgaggtgttccttcatgagccacttgcaaagtgtcacAGGTTTCCTTaacagtggtacaactttgaattctactatactcatctggacctagtccacacacaagccatttcttggccttggcattcttctcccacttcttcaggtcttcagtagtgcagtcagctcttatctttggcacatccactccttcagcattcttcttagTAGTGGCTAGAGGACCATaagtgactatgtcccagagttcatagtcttctcctatgatgtgatccctcatcctgttcttccaccacgaatagtattgaccattgaagagtggaggcctagcagtggattgcccttcccaattcctaggtggtgcactcatgttgatcttttcctaaggtgttagcctcttcaagtaTAACCCGCTCTGATGCCAATTGATGTTCTAaatgtcaataccacacaagagggggagtgatttgtgtggtacccaattttcgctctagaagaacctggttcttctaggtgttctaacaaCTACTGTTTACGGAAtaaaaagtacataaagtaaagaacacagagatttttacgtggaaaatacctggctcaaaaggtaaaaaaaccacgacctactactcagtaggatttttccaaactttcactaaaatcattgagccaaaacagcatttacaaaactctttgtaaacctaaggattacctctaatctcggtgtagcacacagcctcagctgttgcgacaacttcaagttagattataacttgaacactcaaagtacctaataaTTTTGCTTCTATGAaaactgaaaggtacaactttaaaccaccaactacaattgaactagaataagaaaaaacacaatggaattggttcttctatctcgttcaagtagcttcaggagtgcacactcaaatctcacacaaattacttgcaaaatcgtcttgctcttttgctttcaattttgtttaacttctgcgtttgtgcaatacctgtaaaagaaaacaatcactgtcatttaataggttagaagTCAGAGTGTGATTGGGACTCAATTTCTGATCTTCTATCGTAGTTGAATCCTTGAAgatatcaaactctaacactctctttatccggattgtgttctctttatataaggagactttctccccttatccaatatgcaaccttttcgatcagatcaggagatattgctgcttgatcagtaggacttatctccttcacgtgcatctcacatgtgtaggttgatcataacagtgcttcacaagatggacatGGTCCATGACtaagttcatttgtcatttttcaaaacttcacctgttcttgggccaacataTAGAGGGGGGAATTTCTGAAAAAGGGAgctttttctacaattttcactTTTGTCTAAGAATGTAAACTCCTTTTTCCTCTTGTGGGAGGGATGATAATAACATCAATAGATATGAGATGTTCCTATCCTTCATTATTTCTCGTTATACGCTTTTAGATCTGAAATTGATTATACTTGACTAAAATTCATCTTTTTTATTATCGATAATTGAGGTTTGGCAAAATAATTTCAAACTTTTTGCTCGAACAAATTTAGACTATGTAAACGATGTGGTAATTGATTTACAAAGATTCCGAATCTCCGTCACATCTGTAGGATCTGCTAAAAGAAGAATATGAGCGCAATAAATTGTCCTAATCCAAATACCGAAAAATAAGAACGGAAAATAAGCTCCTAATCTGAATATCGAAAAATACGATCGGAAAATAAGCTAAAAAAGGGAATTGAATGCTTCCATATTAGGTGGCAGTGGTACCTTGTCTGACACACTGCTGACACATCAAACTTTATCTCCTCTGGGGTAGATGCTAATGTCACGCGCGCGCCTAAGAAAACACCAACCAAATCAAAGCTGTTCCAAAACATAGTAAAGGCTGTAACGCACCATTTATTTCGCTCAATAAATTCCACTTTCACACTTGGCACGTAATATACACGTAGGCCTATTACAAAGCATATTCGCGAGTGCTTTCCCAACAATCCCTCTTTTGGAAAGCCAATTACCATGGAATCTAAATCACGTGTTAGACGGTCTAAAATGGAATTTTGATCCGTCAAATTAGAAAATCCTTTAAACCTTGAAGCaaacaaagaagaaaattcaTTACCCTTTTTAAGGATTTTTAAACTTTGATTATAATGATTTGAATTCCAGTAAAGATAATAGATACTCTTGTCCTTTATTATTATGGTAATAAATTgtcaaaataaaattaatttcttttcccttttaccCTTAGAATGATAGAAGTAACATTTTTGAAGATTAACACCAGGAAAAAGATTAAAATTTTTAATAAGGTGAAATTAATAAAAAGTAATTGATGTTTTGCAAGTTAGTGTAcgcaaaattattaaaattacaTGCATTTATTTATTGCTCCCATATGATAGTATGGGCATTTTGATCAAATTTACTAGCCATGCATGATCTAAAGATTCCCTTTTGGAATCTGATATTGAGGCGGagattctgattctttgaaaccatattttttatttattccgAATGATGAAAAATAGATTATCAAGTGAAATCATTGGTTAACTAGTAAAGTGGGTATTAATTCTAACAAGTTGGCTTAACAATAGAAGAATAATCTAAGTTGGTATTAATTTTCTAACAAGAGGGCtttaaaaaaagaattatttCCAAAAAGCATGTATAGAGCCGCAAAGCAAAAAATAAGTTGTAGTGCAAAGTGGTCACGAACTTAATATTCAGAAGCGTCCAAGAAACTAGGAAAATATTCAATCATAATTAAATGTAGTACAAAAAGGCGAATCCAAGACAAGTGGAACAAATAACAGCTAAGAGATAAAAATTTAACCGTGAAATACAAATGGTGGTACTGACTATCCACAGTGATACATCGTCAGTCACAACACAGCATCTACTCAGCATGATTTAAAAATTCTAGAAATTACCCGTATTTTAAGTTATCACTTTGACCAGATATACATTGTTCCTCTTCTATAAATACCATGCAACATTCAGAAACTTTACACATTCATTAAACAGAGAAAGAAATAAACACACACAAAATACAAATTCCGCCGTCCACCGTTGCATGGCCAACAAGGTTGTTTGTCCGAAACTACTCAAGAACCTCGGATTTCATGTCCGCCGTTTAAACTCAGCTCCGTCTCCCCTTTCCGCCGTCCCGCCTTTAAGTTTCACCGGCGATTTTAACGCCACCACCGTCACGACACCAAATCTGGTGGATACCGTACCACAGATTAATACAGTCCCTGACAAGAATAACATTATCAATTTTGACGATGTTAAGGAGCTGTTCTACGGCGTTCCTACCTCAAAGTTGATAAGATCAACGCTGACGCTACAGATGGCAGCGATTGATCCAATGGTTGATATGGGGATGTGGGTAATGAATTCTAAGCTCATGGAAATGCCTATTTTTAGGGAGGTAATGCTGGGATTTGTTAAGAATACATTTTATGAACATTTTTGTGCTGGAAAAGACTTAACGGAAGTCCGTAGGACCGTTAGCAAACTATCGGACGGCGGCTTAAAAGCCATGCTTGATTATGGGGTGGAACATGCCACCAATAATGAGTCTTGTGAACAGAGTATGAAAGCCTTTATTCAGACAATTGAATCAACCAAATCACTACCACAATCTTCGGTAAGATCCAATTCCTTAAGTTGTTTTTCAGAATTTTAACAGACAGATACTAGTAATTTAGTATAGTAATATTTTAATATTCCTGAAAAGGAAGATCTTCTGTAcacaatttaatatttttttttttgaatgattTTATTAACGAAAAAGGAATTCAAAGATTCACTTTTATACTAAAAGAATCTGAAAGATTCTTCCAAAATTCTTGGATCTACTTTCAATCAACAATAAAGATCTCACTTTTTGTTTTTGTCTGAATGAAATGGAATGTATACATCAAAAGATCTCTAATAATGTTACTCCGTTATGATGAAACAGACTAGCTTTGTGGTGGTGAAGATAACTGCAATTTGTACACCTCGGCTGCTCAAAAGAATGAGTGATTTGCTGAGATGGGAACACAAAGATCCTTCATTCAATCTTCCATGGAAGCAAAAGACACTTCCACTTTTCGCCGAATCAAGCCCTCTTTATCACACTTCGAAAAAACCAGAGCCTCTAACGGTAGAGGAAGAGCGTGATCTACAATTAGCTCATGAAAGACTAACGAAAATTTGCGAGAAATGTTTGGAACACGATGTTCCTTTACTCATTGATGCCGAGGATACAACTATTCAACCTGGAATTGATTACATGGCTTATTCTGCAGCAATTAAGTACCACAAAGACGACGGCCCGTTGATTTTCGGAACAATTCAAGCTTACTTGAAAGATGCGAAAGAAAGAATGGCGATAGCGAAAAAAGCTGCAGAGAAAATGGGAGTTCCAATGGGATTTAAGTTGGTGAGAGGTGCTTATATGTGTAGTGAAAGAGAGTTGGCTTCTCGATTAGGATTCCAATCTCCTATTCATGATAGCATTGAACAAACACATGCTTGCTTCAATTCTTGTGCTGAGTTTATGATCGAAGAGATTGCTAATGGCTCTGGAGCAGTTGTTCTTGCTACTCATAACATTGAGTCAGGTAATGATCGAAAAAGTTTGGTCTTTTATTTAtgtttgatgaattttaaagttgttgtctAACCGGTATAATGTGTTTGTCATAAATAGGAAAGCTTGCTGCAACTAAAGCAATAGATATGGGAATCAAGGATAGTCAAAAGCTCCAATTTGCTCAGCTATATGGTATGGCAGAGGGACTTACTTTTGGGCTGAGAAATGCAGGATTTCAAGTGAGCAAGTATTTGCCATTTGGACCTGTTGACCAGATTATGCACTACCTTATGAGGAGAGCTGAAGAAAACAGAGGCATGTTATCTACATCGGCATTCGACAGGCAACTCATGAGGTAAACATCagtaaaaaaaatctaaaaatatataaataacagTATTATGCTCCATGTTCTTAATTTGAGTCCATTTGTGTTTGCAGGAAGGAGTTGAGCAGGAGACTTAAAGTCGCAACTTCTTGACTTCTGATTGACAATGGAAGACTATATTAGTAGTAAGAATAAGCGAGGAACCATCACCCAACTACTGTAAATAATTCAATGGCGTGGCAGAAATGATCTTGATCAGGCAAACCAAGTGGTTAAAATGCACAAGGAGCATACTCGGGGAATATCTTCTTGtgttattttatgaaaataagcTATGTGCGTAGCCTCTTAAGTAATCTTAGAGTTGGTATCCTCACTGATCAGAAAATGGTCCTCTTGTAGTATCTTTCTCCATCTGTTGTAGCACCTTTGTTATATTTGGTTTCCTATTAGATATGGAAGAAAGGTACCCAAAGTGGAGACGAATTGTTGAATAATTAAAAGTGTTTATTTCTTTCTCCCTCATGATTATATGGCATGTTATTTATGATTTATTGGCCATGATTAAGATTTAATGTTCCTCAACTATAAAACTTACTAAAGATGCAAAAAGCACACATCTAATACAAGAttcagcttattttgaaaaatattttatctcaaaagtgcttttaaaaaaaaatgctttggagagaagctaatattttgtgtttttccaAAATTGTTTCTCTTTCTCTGCATTTTTTTacacctcaatttttggaaaAAACCCTTTTGACCCACAAAATACTTCCAAACGGGCTATAAGTAATATCGTTGGTTAACTACCAAGTTTCAAATTGGATTTTAATGTCTAAGCATATGGCTTAACACcagaaaaataatccaaaaatgtcACGGAAGTAAAGAGCCGCAAAATAAATGACAAGTTGTTGCCCCAGAAG
Proteins encoded in this region:
- the LOC107790219 gene encoding proline dehydrogenase 2, mitochondrial-like (The RefSeq protein has 2 substitutions compared to this genomic sequence); this translates as MANKVVCPKLLKNLGFHVRRLNSAPSPLSAVPPLSFTGDFNATTVTTPNLVDTVPQINTVPDKNNIINFDDVKELFYGVPTSKLIRSTLTLQMAAIDPMVDMGMWVMNSKLMEMPIFREVMLGFVKNTFYEHFCAGKDLTEVRRTVSKLSDGGLKAMLDYGVEHATNNESCEQSMKAFIQTIESTKSLPQSSTSFVVVKITAICTPRLLKRMSDLLRWEHKDPSFNLPWKQKTLPLFAESSPLYHTSKKPEPLTVEEERDLQLARERLTKICEKCLEHDVPLLIDAEDTTIQPGIDYMAYSAAIKYHKDDDPLIFGTIQAYLKDAKERMAIAKKAAEKMGVPMGFKLVRGAYMCSERELASRLGFQSPIHDSIEQTHACFNSCAEFMIEEIANGSGAVVLATHNIESGKLAATKAIDMGIKDSQKLQFAQLYGMAEGLTFGLRNAGFQVSKYLPFGPVDQIMHYLMRRAEENRGMLSTSAFDRQLMRKELSRRLKVATS